From a region of the Mycobacteroides saopaulense genome:
- a CDS encoding FtsX-like permease family protein: MAVSAMYLVAIFGIFGSITGSVNRLADGVAGIAALEVSGITDAGFPEAVLADVATVPGVAAAAPMIRMSAATDSEPVLLFGADDRSAALEGALKDAVGVKVDAPSREAAGVQIGPSVGHAKGDTFRLGSGSVTVDRVLQGKQLADLNGGHYVLAPLPLAQQVTGRQGQLDSILVTTTPGADLAAVRDGVTAAVKGRAIVADPSLRAVRAGDGVKLMNYMALMGAAVALVVGAFLIYTTMTMAIAQRRPVISMLRAIGGRRVTIVRDMLAEAAILGLIGGTIGSALGILLGRKAIGRLPPTVTQGLEARIEYWLPDYAVPAAVAATVLTSVAASAMAARQVYKVSPIEALAPVGVSVADNVPRWVRITSGVVAVAVLSASMLTVFYQPGSLAFVAIAALFVAEIALGFALAGPIVRATAAVARMFGSPGALAAPTVQRAPRRVWATVMTVLIAVVTTVVITGTNNDMIRSARDIFAPVADADVWVSADSPDRYPTDLLPQGLTEKVAAVPGVAKVVEGAAGFAVVGGTRVMLDGFSPGTHDPLFHALDERVRDDVLAGRGVVLSQNLGKTLGVRVGEELELQTPHGTQRTPVLALVPYFSTVIGTVGMSLERMRAWFDRPGTTTLQITATDDTDPGRLLAGVRGAVPAPNYVYDGRTALAGLEAPLHQSMLIANAVWIIVVFVAAVALLNTLTLSVLERRREIGVLRAMGSSRRYTLGMVLAEAAAIGLVGGVVGLLVGMVDQWLFSLVSGTIMNFDVTFQPSPMALVFTAGALAISLLGSVPPARRAARLNIIEAISIE; this comes from the coding sequence ATGGCCGTTTCTGCAATGTATCTCGTGGCGATATTCGGCATCTTCGGGTCGATCACCGGATCGGTCAACCGGCTGGCGGACGGGGTTGCCGGCATCGCCGCACTCGAGGTGTCGGGCATCACCGACGCGGGGTTCCCCGAGGCGGTGCTGGCCGATGTCGCCACAGTGCCCGGCGTGGCGGCCGCGGCGCCGATGATCCGGATGTCCGCAGCCACAGATTCCGAACCGGTTCTGCTGTTCGGTGCCGACGACCGTAGCGCCGCGTTGGAAGGCGCCCTGAAAGATGCTGTGGGCGTGAAGGTCGACGCGCCGTCACGGGAAGCCGCCGGTGTCCAGATCGGACCGTCCGTCGGCCATGCCAAGGGCGACACATTCCGGCTCGGCTCGGGTTCGGTCACCGTCGACCGGGTGCTCCAGGGCAAGCAACTCGCTGATCTCAACGGCGGCCACTATGTGCTGGCCCCGCTGCCGTTGGCGCAGCAAGTCACCGGACGGCAAGGTCAGCTCGACTCCATTCTGGTCACCACGACGCCGGGCGCAGATCTGGCCGCAGTCCGCGATGGGGTCACGGCCGCCGTGAAGGGCCGGGCGATCGTCGCCGACCCGAGCCTGCGGGCGGTGCGGGCCGGCGACGGCGTCAAGCTCATGAACTACATGGCCCTGATGGGCGCGGCGGTCGCCTTGGTGGTCGGGGCGTTCCTGATCTACACGACGATGACCATGGCGATCGCCCAACGCCGCCCGGTCATCTCGATGCTGCGCGCAATCGGCGGGCGCCGCGTCACGATCGTTCGCGACATGCTCGCCGAGGCCGCGATCCTCGGGCTGATTGGCGGCACCATCGGATCGGCCCTCGGAATACTACTGGGCCGAAAGGCGATTGGCCGCTTGCCACCGACGGTCACCCAGGGACTCGAAGCCCGCATCGAGTACTGGCTGCCCGACTACGCGGTCCCGGCCGCCGTCGCCGCGACGGTCCTGACCAGCGTGGCGGCCTCGGCGATGGCCGCGCGGCAGGTGTACAAGGTGTCACCGATCGAGGCGCTGGCGCCCGTTGGGGTTTCCGTGGCCGACAACGTGCCTCGTTGGGTGCGCATCACCAGTGGGGTCGTGGCCGTGGCGGTCTTGTCGGCATCGATGCTGACCGTGTTCTACCAACCGGGGTCGCTCGCCTTTGTCGCGATCGCCGCCCTGTTCGTCGCCGAGATCGCGCTGGGCTTCGCGCTCGCCGGACCCATCGTCCGCGCGACGGCGGCAGTGGCCCGCATGTTCGGTTCGCCCGGGGCGCTGGCGGCGCCCACGGTCCAGCGCGCACCACGGCGAGTGTGGGCCACGGTGATGACAGTGCTCATCGCCGTGGTCACCACCGTGGTGATCACCGGGACGAACAACGACATGATCCGATCCGCACGTGACATCTTCGCGCCGGTCGCCGATGCCGATGTGTGGGTGAGCGCAGACTCGCCCGATCGCTATCCCACTGACCTTCTGCCGCAAGGTCTTACCGAGAAGGTGGCGGCGGTGCCGGGTGTCGCGAAGGTGGTCGAAGGTGCTGCCGGATTCGCCGTCGTCGGCGGCACGCGGGTGATGCTCGACGGGTTCTCCCCCGGCACCCACGACCCGCTTTTCCATGCGCTGGACGAACGGGTTCGTGATGACGTGCTCGCCGGACGGGGTGTGGTGCTCTCACAGAACCTGGGCAAGACTCTCGGCGTCCGGGTGGGCGAGGAGTTGGAATTGCAAACGCCCCACGGCACCCAGCGCACGCCCGTGCTGGCCCTGGTGCCCTACTTCTCGACGGTCATCGGCACCGTCGGGATGAGCCTGGAACGTATGCGGGCATGGTTCGACCGCCCGGGCACGACGACACTGCAAATCACGGCCACCGACGATACAGATCCAGGACGGCTGCTGGCCGGGGTGCGCGGCGCCGTGCCCGCACCGAACTACGTGTACGACGGCCGCACCGCGTTGGCCGGCCTGGAAGCCCCTCTGCACCAAAGCATGCTGATCGCCAATGCCGTGTGGATCATCGTGGTGTTCGTCGCTGCGGTCGCACTGCTGAACACGTTGACGCTCTCGGTACTGGAACGCCGCCGGGAAATCGGTGTGCTGCGCGCGATGGGATCCAGCCGCCGGTACACCTTGGGCATGGTTCTTGCCGAGGCGGCGGCCATTGGCCTTGTGGGCGGCGTCGTAGGCCTGTTGGTCGGTATGGTCGATCAGTGGCTCTTCAGCCTCGTTAGCGGCACCATCATGAACTTCGATGTCACCTTCCAGCCGAGCCCGATGGCACTGGTCTTCACCGCGGGCGCGCTGGCGATCAGCCTGCTGGGCTCGGTTCCGCCCGCGCGACGTGCGGCGCGACTCAACATCATCGAAGCCATCAGCATCGAATAA
- a CDS encoding ABC transporter ATP-binding protein, producing the protein MTIELRNVVRQYKVGGQKVRALDEISLRLDGGQFVSIVGPSGAGKSTLLHLLGALDSPDSGSITFDGEEIGRLRDEQQSEFRHHRVGFVFQFFNLLPTLSAWENVAVPKLLDGIRLGKVKADAVALLDRVGLGKRTEHRPAELSGGEMQRVAVARAMMMDPPLILADEPTGNLDSHTGTAILALLAEVAHEEGAGRLVVMVTHNGDAAAATDRIITLQDGRLGSDEMSVAPG; encoded by the coding sequence CTGACCATCGAACTGCGCAATGTAGTGCGCCAGTACAAGGTTGGTGGGCAGAAGGTGCGCGCACTCGACGAGATCAGCCTGCGCCTGGACGGCGGCCAATTCGTGTCGATCGTCGGGCCATCGGGCGCAGGGAAAAGTACACTGCTGCACCTGCTCGGGGCGTTGGACTCCCCCGACTCGGGATCGATCACCTTCGACGGTGAGGAGATCGGCAGGCTCCGTGACGAACAACAGTCGGAGTTCCGCCATCACCGGGTCGGGTTCGTCTTTCAGTTCTTCAACCTGCTGCCGACGCTGTCGGCGTGGGAGAACGTGGCAGTGCCGAAGCTGCTCGACGGCATCCGGTTGGGCAAGGTGAAAGCCGACGCGGTTGCGCTGCTGGACCGGGTCGGCCTCGGTAAGCGGACCGAACACCGGCCGGCCGAACTGTCCGGCGGCGAGATGCAACGCGTCGCGGTGGCGCGGGCCATGATGATGGACCCGCCCCTGATCCTCGCCGACGAACCCACCGGGAATCTGGATTCCCATACGGGTACCGCCATCTTGGCTCTGCTCGCCGAGGTCGCCCACGAGGAGGGCGCCGGCCGCCTGGTGGTGATGGTGACCCACAACGGCGACGCCGCCGCGGCGACCGATCGGATCATCACCCTGCAGGACGGTCGGCTCGGTTCCGATGAGATGTCAGTGGCGCCAGGGTGA
- a CDS encoding acetyl-CoA hydrolase/transferase family protein gives MPQELTAEQAAALLESADTLGIPLGPGQPPAFLRALGVRKDWTDLRVYGALLAVGTELFSRPGVHYLSGFFGPLERALRDMGADIEFAAADFRRFGPLLERQSPRVMTTVATPPDADGWCSLSLHAGGTIGELRRAGADPERLLIVEVSQGYPRTFGVGEQHRHALHVDEIDVLVSSTDAPLALPGGDAAPSDVDRAIAQHAVAFIGPGATLQTGIGAIPNQIATLLAEGDGGGYGLHSEMFTDGCMQLHRAGKVTNTGKGQYDGVSVTTFAFGSPELYQWLDGNTDVAFLPVEIVNAPEVIGANNDMISINGALSIDIQGQVVADTINGGQFSGIGGAEDFVAGAGLELSDRSLICLPSTFEKDGLLQSRIVPWFGPGAVITTPRHQVDVIITEYGAAELEGATVRERGEALAAIAHPQFRDDLLAAAKRAANGRSPVS, from the coding sequence ATGCCGCAGGAACTCACCGCCGAACAGGCCGCTGCACTGTTGGAATCAGCCGACACGCTCGGTATCCCGCTGGGCCCCGGCCAGCCTCCGGCATTCTTGCGCGCGCTCGGCGTACGCAAGGACTGGACGGATCTGCGGGTGTACGGCGCGCTGCTGGCGGTGGGCACCGAACTGTTTTCCCGGCCGGGGGTGCACTACCTGTCGGGGTTCTTCGGTCCGCTCGAGCGTGCACTGCGGGACATGGGGGCCGATATCGAGTTCGCGGCGGCGGACTTCCGCCGGTTCGGGCCGCTGCTTGAGCGCCAGTCGCCTCGGGTGATGACGACCGTCGCGACGCCGCCCGATGCCGACGGCTGGTGCTCCCTCTCGCTGCACGCGGGCGGGACGATCGGTGAATTGCGGCGCGCGGGAGCCGATCCGGAGCGACTGCTCATTGTCGAAGTCTCGCAGGGATATCCGCGCACCTTCGGCGTCGGGGAGCAACATCGCCACGCACTGCACGTCGACGAGATCGATGTCTTGGTGTCCTCGACGGACGCGCCGCTGGCGCTGCCCGGGGGCGATGCGGCACCGTCGGATGTCGATCGCGCCATCGCCCAGCACGCCGTGGCTTTCATCGGTCCGGGGGCCACGTTGCAAACCGGAATCGGGGCCATTCCCAACCAGATTGCGACGTTGTTGGCGGAGGGGGACGGCGGCGGCTATGGGCTGCACAGCGAGATGTTCACCGACGGCTGCATGCAACTGCACCGCGCGGGCAAGGTCACCAACACCGGCAAGGGACAGTACGACGGCGTGAGCGTCACGACCTTTGCCTTCGGATCACCAGAGCTTTACCAGTGGCTCGACGGCAATACCGATGTCGCGTTCCTGCCGGTGGAGATTGTCAACGCGCCCGAGGTGATCGGCGCCAACAACGACATGATCTCGATCAACGGCGCGCTCTCGATCGACATCCAGGGACAGGTTGTCGCCGACACCATCAACGGAGGACAGTTCAGCGGAATCGGTGGTGCCGAGGATTTCGTCGCCGGGGCCGGGCTGGAACTGTCGGATCGTTCTCTGATCTGTCTGCCCTCGACCTTCGAAAAGGACGGCCTGCTGCAGTCGCGCATCGTGCCGTGGTTCGGTCCGGGTGCCGTGATCACCACGCCGCGTCACCAGGTCGATGTGATCATCACCGAGTACGGTGCCGCGGAGCTCGAAGGCGCAACGGTCCGGGAGCGCGGCGAGGCGCTGGCGGCAATCGCCCACCCGCAGTTCCGCGATGACCTGCTGGCGGCCGCCAAGCGTGCGGCGAACGGTCGCTCGCCCGTCAGTTGA
- a CDS encoding DUF3060 domain-containing protein, with protein MEPDGDPEARIRELERSLSERARTSELGVPGQSPYPPPVYGTTAPIPRSTVRKFRRRFIVFFALVTAGVAGFAFYLAKPTLPQDVPTSSEPMTTWPTRSTVVKIPTRTRATLSTTVAPGPTFVPPGSTFSVSGTHKQVAVYCDECSVNVSGVSNTVEILGNCDTLTVSGVENAVTVDTAVKIGVSGFDNRVTYHSGEPDVSKSGNNNTVQQG; from the coding sequence GTGGAGCCGGATGGTGACCCCGAAGCCAGAATCCGGGAGCTGGAACGCTCACTGAGCGAGCGAGCCCGGACATCAGAGCTGGGCGTCCCCGGCCAGAGCCCCTATCCGCCTCCGGTGTATGGCACGACGGCACCGATACCACGCTCTACCGTCCGCAAGTTTCGCCGGCGATTCATCGTGTTCTTCGCACTCGTCACGGCAGGGGTCGCCGGGTTCGCCTTCTACCTCGCCAAACCCACACTCCCGCAGGATGTCCCAACAAGCTCGGAGCCGATGACCACGTGGCCGACCAGATCGACCGTCGTGAAGATTCCCACGCGGACCCGGGCGACCCTGTCGACCACCGTGGCCCCCGGCCCCACATTCGTGCCCCCCGGCTCGACCTTCAGCGTCTCCGGTACGCATAAGCAGGTGGCGGTCTACTGCGACGAATGCTCGGTCAACGTCAGCGGAGTGTCCAATACCGTTGAGATACTGGGCAATTGCGACACCCTCACGGTATCCGGCGTCGAGAACGCGGTGACCGTGGACACCGCGGTGAAGATCGGCGTCTCCGGCTTCGACAACCGGGTCACGTATCACTCCGGGGAACCCGATGTCAGCAAGTCGGGTAACAACAACACCGTGCAGCAGGGCTGA
- a CDS encoding VOC family protein: MGSTEIVAAEPQLFVSDLERAVAFYVDKLGFEVAFTYGEPAFYGQVRRGGASLNLRKVTGPVFDGNFLATEHDPLAATLTAYKLGPLHDEYRAAGVDFHQPLQTEEWGSVTFIVRDPDGNLILFSGAEA, from the coding sequence ATGGGGTCCACGGAGATTGTCGCCGCCGAGCCGCAGCTGTTCGTCAGCGATCTGGAACGCGCCGTTGCGTTCTACGTCGACAAGCTCGGATTCGAAGTGGCCTTCACTTACGGCGAGCCCGCCTTCTACGGCCAGGTGCGGCGCGGCGGGGCCAGTCTGAATCTGCGCAAGGTCACCGGTCCGGTATTCGACGGCAATTTCCTTGCCACGGAACATGATCCGCTTGCCGCGACCCTCACCGCGTACAAGCTGGGTCCGCTGCACGACGAGTATCGGGCCGCGGGTGTGGACTTCCATCAGCCGCTACAGACCGAGGAGTGGGGCAGCGTCACCTTCATCGTGCGGGACCCCGACGGCAATCTGATCCTGTTTTCGGGTGCAGAGGCCTGA